From Apis mellifera strain DH4 linkage group LG5, Amel_HAv3.1, whole genome shotgun sequence, the proteins below share one genomic window:
- the LOC409058 gene encoding uncharacterized protein LOC409058 isoform X1, whose translation MLPFSYGRVFRNRTFTSSITIHHVIITLRHAIGRELISSSARGGTQQVKEEDLIDPYCVEDNPQRVPFKSVTSAAFKIKYDIVNTPCVKSRLSDAIGVDLYLKKDFLQVTGSFKERGARYALMMLTDEQKKLGVVSASCGNHAAAISYHGYKLGIPVTVVMPVIAPVIKIIACRQYGANVIIHGPDMEEARRTALRTGKEKGLIYINGYDHPDIVAGQGTLGLEIVEQVPNIDAVVIPIGGGGLIAGVALAVKSLHPGVMIIGVESEMCPSFYRARKAGRPTYTSVGPTLAEGLAVPVVGYNAFATANPLVDKVVVVREDWIAVAILKLLEDDKCIVEGAGAIGLAAILAGQLEELRGKRVVLPLSGGNIGTMVLVRCLERGLAVEGRLLKFTVTVSDRPDEIAELCKMLTNSDVSIKDIMYERTWIMTDFFSVDVRVICETRNREHAEQLKKMLYQKYQKITFASSDVAALTLH comes from the exons ATGTTGCCATTTTCATACGGGCGCGTTTTTCGTAACCGTACGTTTACGAGTTCGATAACGATTCATCACGTAATTATCACGCTACGTCACGCCATTGGACGGGAATTAATTTCGTCGAGTGCAAGGGGGGGAACGCAGCAAGTGAAGGAGGAGGATCTGATCGATCCGTATTGCGTCGAGGATAATCCCCAGAGGGTCCCTTTCAAGAGCGTCACGTCGGCCGCTTTCAAGATCAAATACGACATCGTCAACACACCATGCGTG AAATCTCGGCTGTCGGACGCGATCGGCGTAGATCTTTACCTGAAGAAGGATTTCCTCCAAGTAACCGGAAGCTTCAAGGAGCGCGGGGCGAGGTACGCGCTGATGATGCTGACCGACGAGCAGAAGAAGCTCGGCGTTGTCTCGGCCTCGTGCGGTAACCACGCGGCGGCAATCTCTTATCACGGGTACAAGCTTGGCATACCCGTGACCGTGGTCATGCCTGTGATAGCGCCTGTCATCAAGATAATCGCTTGTCGCCAATACGGTGCCAACGTGATCATCCATGGCCCCGACATGGAGGAGGCGAGGCGTACCGCGCTCAGAACGGGCAAGGAGAAAGGGCTGATTTACATAAACGG GTACGATCATCCGGACATTGTGGCGGGGCAGGGGACGCTGGGGCTcgagatcgtggagcaggttCCCAATATAGACGCCGTGGTGATTCCGATCGGAGGAGGCGGGTTGATCGCGGGAGTAGCTCTCGCGGTGAAGAGCCTTCATCCCGGTGTAATGATCATC GGCGTCGAGTCGGAGATGTGTCCAAGCTTCTACAGGGCGAGGAAAGCGGGTCGGCCGACGTACACATCCGTAGGTCCGACGCTGGCCGAGGGTTTGGCAGTGCCAGTGGTCGGATACAACGCTTTTGCGACCGCGAATCCGTTGGTCGACAAAGTGGTGGTCGTGAGGGAAGATTGGATCGCCGTCGCGATCTTGAAACTGCTCGAGGACGACAAGTGTATCGTGGAGGGCGCCGGTGCTATTGGGTTGGCCGCCATCTTGGCTGGCCAGCTGGAAGAATTGAGAGGGAAAAG AGTGGTGCTGCCTCTGTCCGGCGGAAACATCGGCACGATGGTCCTCGTCAGGTGTTTGGAGCGGGGATTGGCGGTGGAAGGCAGGCTTTTGAAGTTCACAGTGACCGTATCCGATCGACCGGACGAAATCGCGGAGCTTTGCAAAATGCTTACGAACTCGGATGTCTCGATAAAGGACATCATGTACGAGCGGACTTGGATCATGACGGACTTCTTCAGCGTGGACGTGAGAGTGATCTGCGAGACCAGGAATCGGGAACACGCGGAACAATTGAAGAAGATGCTGTATCAGAAATATCAGAAGATTACGTTCGCCTCTAGCGACGTGGCCGCTCTGACTTTGCATTAA
- the LOC409058 gene encoding uncharacterized protein LOC409058 isoform X2 has product MLPFSYGRVFRNRTFTSSITIHHVIITLRHAIGRELISSSARGGTQQVKEEDLIDPYCVEDNPQRVPFKSVTSAAFKIKYDIVNTPCVKSRLSDAIGVDLYLKKDFLQVTGSFKERGARYALMMLTDEQKKLGVVSASCGNHAAAISYHGYKLGIPVTVVMPVIAPVIKIIACRQYGANVIIHGPDMEEARRTALRTGKEKGLIYINGYDHPDIVAGQGTLGLEIVEQVPNIDAVVIPIGGGGLIAGVALAVKSLHPGGVESEMCPSFYRARKAGRPTYTSVGPTLAEGLAVPVVGYNAFATANPLVDKVVVVREDWIAVAILKLLEDDKCIVEGAGAIGLAAILAGQLEELRGKRVVLPLSGGNIGTMVLVRCLERGLAVEGRLLKFTVTVSDRPDEIAELCKMLTNSDVSIKDIMYERTWIMTDFFSVDVRVICETRNREHAEQLKKMLYQKYQKITFASSDVAALTLH; this is encoded by the exons ATGTTGCCATTTTCATACGGGCGCGTTTTTCGTAACCGTACGTTTACGAGTTCGATAACGATTCATCACGTAATTATCACGCTACGTCACGCCATTGGACGGGAATTAATTTCGTCGAGTGCAAGGGGGGGAACGCAGCAAGTGAAGGAGGAGGATCTGATCGATCCGTATTGCGTCGAGGATAATCCCCAGAGGGTCCCTTTCAAGAGCGTCACGTCGGCCGCTTTCAAGATCAAATACGACATCGTCAACACACCATGCGTG AAATCTCGGCTGTCGGACGCGATCGGCGTAGATCTTTACCTGAAGAAGGATTTCCTCCAAGTAACCGGAAGCTTCAAGGAGCGCGGGGCGAGGTACGCGCTGATGATGCTGACCGACGAGCAGAAGAAGCTCGGCGTTGTCTCGGCCTCGTGCGGTAACCACGCGGCGGCAATCTCTTATCACGGGTACAAGCTTGGCATACCCGTGACCGTGGTCATGCCTGTGATAGCGCCTGTCATCAAGATAATCGCTTGTCGCCAATACGGTGCCAACGTGATCATCCATGGCCCCGACATGGAGGAGGCGAGGCGTACCGCGCTCAGAACGGGCAAGGAGAAAGGGCTGATTTACATAAACGG GTACGATCATCCGGACATTGTGGCGGGGCAGGGGACGCTGGGGCTcgagatcgtggagcaggttCCCAATATAGACGCCGTGGTGATTCCGATCGGAGGAGGCGGGTTGATCGCGGGAGTAGCTCTCGCGGTGAAGAGCCTTCATCCCGGT GGCGTCGAGTCGGAGATGTGTCCAAGCTTCTACAGGGCGAGGAAAGCGGGTCGGCCGACGTACACATCCGTAGGTCCGACGCTGGCCGAGGGTTTGGCAGTGCCAGTGGTCGGATACAACGCTTTTGCGACCGCGAATCCGTTGGTCGACAAAGTGGTGGTCGTGAGGGAAGATTGGATCGCCGTCGCGATCTTGAAACTGCTCGAGGACGACAAGTGTATCGTGGAGGGCGCCGGTGCTATTGGGTTGGCCGCCATCTTGGCTGGCCAGCTGGAAGAATTGAGAGGGAAAAG AGTGGTGCTGCCTCTGTCCGGCGGAAACATCGGCACGATGGTCCTCGTCAGGTGTTTGGAGCGGGGATTGGCGGTGGAAGGCAGGCTTTTGAAGTTCACAGTGACCGTATCCGATCGACCGGACGAAATCGCGGAGCTTTGCAAAATGCTTACGAACTCGGATGTCTCGATAAAGGACATCATGTACGAGCGGACTTGGATCATGACGGACTTCTTCAGCGTGGACGTGAGAGTGATCTGCGAGACCAGGAATCGGGAACACGCGGAACAATTGAAGAAGATGCTGTATCAGAAATATCAGAAGATTACGTTCGCCTCTAGCGACGTGGCCGCTCTGACTTTGCATTAA
- the LOC552523 gene encoding uncharacterized protein LOC552523 isoform X2, with protein MRDHQHAMRGTDINEIQTIPFPPLEISPFPAKKNRKSDKTSAPVAQKSRLSDTIGVDLYLKKDFLQVTGSFKERGARYALVMLSDEQKKIGVISASLGNHAGALCYHGYKLGIPVTVVMPVIAPIMKIVACRQYGANVIVDGLDMEEARRIALRRAKEKGLTYINGYDYPDVIAGQGTLGLEIVEQVSNIDAVVVPIGGGGLIAGVALAVKNLHPNVTIIGVESEKCPSFYKARKADRPTYTRIDSTLADGLAVPVVGYNAFATANPLIDKLVVVKEEWIAIAILKLVENEKCIVEGAGATGLAAILAGQLEELKGKRVVLPLSGGNIDTTILGRCLDRGLAAEGRLLKFTVTVSDRPGGIAELCRMLASIGVSIKDIMHERAWIMSDIFSVDVKVVCETRNREHAEQLKNMLYQKYQKVVFGTSDVATLNLPASV; from the exons ATGCGGGATCATCAACACGCCATGCGTG GAACGGATATAAACGAAATACAAACAATTCCATTTCCCCCCCTCGAAATTTCCCCTTTTCCTGCGAAAAAGAACCGAAAAAGTGACAAAACGTCTGCGCCTGTTGCGCAGAAATCTCGGCTGTCGGACACGATCGGCGTAGATCTTTACCTGAAGAAGGATTTCCTCCAAGTAACCGGAAGCTTCAAGGAGCGCGGGGCGAGGTACGCCCTGGTGATGCTGTCCGACGAGCAGAAGAAGATCGGCGTGATCTCGGCCTCGTTGGGCAACCACGCAGGCGCCCTTTGTTATCATGGGTACAAGCTTGGCATACCCGTGACAGTGGTGATGCCCGTGATCGCGCCTATCATGAAGATCGTCGCTTGTCGCCAGTACGGCGCCAACGTGATCGTCGATGGCCTCGACATGGAGGAGGCGAGGCGTATCGCGCTTAGACGGGCCAAGGAGAAAGGGCTGACGTATATAAACGG ATACGATTATCCGGACGTTATAGCGGGGCAAGGGACGCTGGGCCTGGAGATCGTGGAGCAAGTTTCCAACATAGACGCTGTGGTCGTTCCGATAGGAGGCGGCGGTTTGATCGCGGGCGTAGCTCTCGCGGTGAAGAATCTTCATCCGAACGTAACGATTATC ggCGTCGAGTCGGAGAAGTGTCCCAGTTTCTACAAAGCACGAAAGGCGGATCGACCGACGTACACTCGTATAGATTCGACATTGGCCGATGGCCTGGCCGTGCCAGTGGTCGGATACAACGCTTTCGCGACCGCGAATCCGTTGATCGACAAATTGGTGGTGGTGAAGGAGGAATGGATCGCGATCGCGATCCTGAAACTGGTCGAGAACGAGAAGTGTATCGTGGAGGGTGCAGGCGCCACTGGATTGGCCGCCATCTTGGCCGGCCAATTGGAAGAGCTGAAAGGAAAAAG GGTGGTGCTGCCTTTGTCGGGCGGGAACATCGACACGACGATCCTCGGCAGGTGTTTGGACCGCGGACTGGCGGCGGAAGGCAGGCTTTTGAAGTTCACAGTGACGGTATCCGATCGACCGGGCGGAATCGCGGAGCTTTGCCGAATGCTGGCGAGCATCGGTGTCTCGATAAAGGACATCATGCACGAGCGGGCTTGGATCATGTCGGACATCTTCAGCGTGGACGTGAAAGTGGTCTGCGAGACCAGGAATCGGGAACACGCGGAACAATTGAAGAACATGCTGTATCAGAAATATCAGAAGGTTGTGTTCGGGACCAGCGACGTGGCCACACTGAATTTGCCCGCGAGCGTGTAA
- the LOC552523 gene encoding uncharacterized protein LOC552523 isoform X1 — MRNLNQNGQEFDLIAESGSNDFDSSATTIRQEENDEDDLNDPYCVEDNPQRITFEDVTSAAFKIKCGIINTPCVKSRLSDTIGVDLYLKKDFLQVTGSFKERGARYALVMLSDEQKKIGVISASLGNHAGALCYHGYKLGIPVTVVMPVIAPIMKIVACRQYGANVIVDGLDMEEARRIALRRAKEKGLTYINGYDYPDVIAGQGTLGLEIVEQVSNIDAVVVPIGGGGLIAGVALAVKNLHPNVTIIGVESEKCPSFYKARKADRPTYTRIDSTLADGLAVPVVGYNAFATANPLIDKLVVVKEEWIAIAILKLVENEKCIVEGAGATGLAAILAGQLEELKGKRVVLPLSGGNIDTTILGRCLDRGLAAEGRLLKFTVTVSDRPGGIAELCRMLASIGVSIKDIMHERAWIMSDIFSVDVKVVCETRNREHAEQLKNMLYQKYQKVVFGTSDVATLNLPASV, encoded by the exons ATGAGGAATTTGAATCAGAACGGTCAGGAGTTCGATCTGATCGCCGAGAGCGGGAGCAACGATTTCGACTCGTCCGCAACAACGATCCGTCAA GAAGAGAACGACGAGGACGATCTGAACGATCCGTACTGCGTCGAGGATAATCCCCAGAGGATCACTTTCGAGGACGTCACGTCGGCCGCTTTCAAGATCAAATGCGGGATCATCAACACGCCATGCGTG AAATCTCGGCTGTCGGACACGATCGGCGTAGATCTTTACCTGAAGAAGGATTTCCTCCAAGTAACCGGAAGCTTCAAGGAGCGCGGGGCGAGGTACGCCCTGGTGATGCTGTCCGACGAGCAGAAGAAGATCGGCGTGATCTCGGCCTCGTTGGGCAACCACGCAGGCGCCCTTTGTTATCATGGGTACAAGCTTGGCATACCCGTGACAGTGGTGATGCCCGTGATCGCGCCTATCATGAAGATCGTCGCTTGTCGCCAGTACGGCGCCAACGTGATCGTCGATGGCCTCGACATGGAGGAGGCGAGGCGTATCGCGCTTAGACGGGCCAAGGAGAAAGGGCTGACGTATATAAACGG ATACGATTATCCGGACGTTATAGCGGGGCAAGGGACGCTGGGCCTGGAGATCGTGGAGCAAGTTTCCAACATAGACGCTGTGGTCGTTCCGATAGGAGGCGGCGGTTTGATCGCGGGCGTAGCTCTCGCGGTGAAGAATCTTCATCCGAACGTAACGATTATC ggCGTCGAGTCGGAGAAGTGTCCCAGTTTCTACAAAGCACGAAAGGCGGATCGACCGACGTACACTCGTATAGATTCGACATTGGCCGATGGCCTGGCCGTGCCAGTGGTCGGATACAACGCTTTCGCGACCGCGAATCCGTTGATCGACAAATTGGTGGTGGTGAAGGAGGAATGGATCGCGATCGCGATCCTGAAACTGGTCGAGAACGAGAAGTGTATCGTGGAGGGTGCAGGCGCCACTGGATTGGCCGCCATCTTGGCCGGCCAATTGGAAGAGCTGAAAGGAAAAAG GGTGGTGCTGCCTTTGTCGGGCGGGAACATCGACACGACGATCCTCGGCAGGTGTTTGGACCGCGGACTGGCGGCGGAAGGCAGGCTTTTGAAGTTCACAGTGACGGTATCCGATCGACCGGGCGGAATCGCGGAGCTTTGCCGAATGCTGGCGAGCATCGGTGTCTCGATAAAGGACATCATGCACGAGCGGGCTTGGATCATGTCGGACATCTTCAGCGTGGACGTGAAAGTGGTCTGCGAGACCAGGAATCGGGAACACGCGGAACAATTGAAGAACATGCTGTATCAGAAATATCAGAAGGTTGTGTTCGGGACCAGCGACGTGGCCACACTGAATTTGCCCGCGAGCGTGTAA